One window of the Amycolatopsis mediterranei genome contains the following:
- a CDS encoding response regulator transcription factor, translating to MRILVVDDDRAVRESLRRSLEFNGYQVQLASDGAQALEAIIADRPDAMVLDVMMPRLDGLEVARRLRSTGDDLPILVLTARDTVSDRVSGLDAGADDYLPKPFALEELLARLRALLRRAIPEGQNGQASEALAFADLTLDPGTREVRRGGREISLTRTEFALLELFLSYPKHVLTRGRILEEVWGYDFPTSGNALEVYVGYLRRKTEAEGEPRLIHTVRGVGYVLRETPP from the coding sequence ATGCGCATCCTTGTGGTGGACGACGACCGCGCCGTCCGTGAGTCGCTCCGGCGGTCCCTGGAGTTCAACGGCTACCAGGTCCAGCTGGCCAGTGACGGTGCGCAGGCCCTGGAGGCGATCATCGCCGACCGGCCGGACGCGATGGTGCTGGACGTCATGATGCCCCGGCTCGACGGCCTGGAGGTCGCCCGCCGCCTGCGCAGCACCGGTGACGACCTGCCGATCCTGGTGCTCACCGCGCGCGACACCGTCTCCGACCGGGTGTCCGGGCTGGACGCCGGCGCCGACGACTACCTGCCGAAGCCCTTCGCGCTCGAGGAGCTGCTCGCCCGGCTGCGGGCGCTGCTGCGCCGCGCCATCCCCGAAGGCCAGAACGGCCAGGCCTCGGAGGCCCTGGCCTTCGCCGACCTGACCCTCGACCCCGGCACGCGGGAGGTCCGCCGCGGCGGCCGCGAGATCAGCCTGACCCGGACCGAATTCGCTCTGCTGGAACTGTTCCTTTCCTACCCGAAGCACGTCCTCACGCGGGGCCGGATCCTGGAGGAAGTATGGGGTTACGACTTCCCGACGTCGGGCAACGCGCTGGAGGTCTACGTCGGCTACTTGCGCCGCAAGACGGAGGCCGAGGGGGAGCCGAGGCTGATCCACACGGTGCGGGGAGTGGGGTACGTCCTGAGGGAAACCCCGCCGTGA
- a CDS encoding sensor histidine kinase — protein sequence MTEPGDPRGTRWGARRFSLRGRVTLLAAACVAGAVALVSIGAYMVVRSNLYQQLDDSLLARAQAAANSPQVQTELRQVPGAFLASADLQIGQLNAAPDVQHAVMTYPLSSSPPPFGQDELAVANGDSPESLRTDFRSDSRVVALPTGHGEAIVLAQSMGPTKRTLNELALVLFLIGGAGILVAAAAGTAVARTGLRPVDRLTSAAERVARTGDLRPIPVSGDDELARLTQTFNTMLGTVADSQERQRQLVADAGHELRTPLTSLRTNLELLLAASKPGAPPLRDEDRVDIIADISGQLDELTQLIGDLVELARQDEPRERFERVELLEVVERALDRARRRAGEINFDVSLQPWVLTGDNSSLERAVLNLLDNAVKFSPPDATVWVRLYPLGDGTAVVEVADAGPGIAEEDLPKVFDRFYRSSEARTLPGSGLGLAIVKHAAERHGGAVYASQAPEGGALMTIRLPGAPG from the coding sequence GTGACCGAACCCGGCGATCCCCGCGGCACGCGCTGGGGAGCCCGCCGGTTCTCGCTGCGCGGCCGGGTGACGCTGCTCGCCGCCGCCTGCGTCGCCGGCGCTGTCGCGCTGGTGTCGATCGGCGCCTACATGGTCGTGCGCAGCAACCTCTACCAGCAGCTCGACGACAGCTTGCTGGCGCGCGCGCAGGCGGCGGCCAACTCGCCGCAGGTGCAGACCGAGCTGCGGCAGGTGCCCGGCGCGTTCCTGGCCAGCGCCGACCTGCAGATCGGGCAGCTCAACGCGGCGCCCGACGTCCAGCACGCCGTGATGACCTACCCGCTGTCGAGCTCGCCGCCGCCGTTCGGGCAGGACGAGCTGGCCGTCGCGAACGGCGATTCGCCGGAGTCGCTGCGGACGGACTTCCGCTCCGACAGCCGCGTGGTCGCCCTGCCGACCGGGCACGGCGAGGCCATCGTGCTGGCCCAGTCGATGGGCCCGACCAAGCGCACGCTGAACGAGCTCGCGCTGGTGCTCTTCCTGATCGGCGGTGCCGGCATCCTGGTCGCCGCCGCGGCGGGCACCGCGGTGGCCCGCACCGGCCTGCGCCCGGTCGACCGGCTGACGTCGGCCGCCGAGCGCGTCGCCAGGACCGGCGACCTGCGGCCCATCCCGGTCAGCGGCGACGACGAACTCGCGCGGCTCACCCAGACCTTCAACACCATGCTCGGCACGGTCGCGGACTCGCAGGAACGCCAGCGCCAGCTGGTCGCGGACGCGGGGCACGAGCTCCGGACGCCGTTGACGTCGCTGCGCACCAACCTCGAGCTGCTGCTCGCCGCGAGCAAGCCGGGCGCGCCGCCGCTGCGCGACGAGGACCGCGTCGACATCATCGCGGACATCAGCGGCCAGCTCGACGAGCTGACGCAGCTCATCGGCGACCTGGTCGAGCTCGCGCGCCAGGACGAGCCGCGCGAGCGCTTCGAGCGCGTCGAGCTGCTGGAGGTCGTCGAGCGGGCGCTCGACCGGGCGCGGCGGCGCGCGGGCGAGATCAACTTCGACGTCTCGCTGCAGCCGTGGGTGCTCACCGGCGACAACAGCTCGCTCGAGCGCGCGGTGCTGAACCTGCTCGACAACGCGGTCAAGTTCTCGCCGCCCGATGCGACGGTGTGGGTGCGGCTGTACCCGCTCGGCGACGGCACCGCCGTCGTCGAGGTCGCCGACGCCGGGCCGGGCATCGCCGAAGAGGACCTGCCCAAGGTGTTCGACCGCTTCTACCGGTCGTCGGAGGCCCGGACGCTGCCGGGTTCCGGTCTCGGGCTGGCGATCGTGAAGCACGCGGCCGAGCGGCACGGCGGGGCGGTGTACGCCTCGCAGGCACCTGAAGGCGGCGCGTTGATGACGATCCGGCTGCCGGGGGCGCCCGGCTGA
- a CDS encoding LysR family transcriptional regulator — MGDAMELRHLRTFRAVARTLNFTHAAAELHYAQSSVTEQIQTLEAELGSKLFERGRRLRLTGAGERLVGYADQVLELVEEARAAVDEERGEPDGDLTIGALETLCAQRIPALFGEYRTRWPRVRIRLEEGSRGELYQAVQQSEMDVCFTFGEPPADPALASASLGTEPLVVIVPPGHPLAPKDEIRPGDLDGVGFLATPNGCGFREMLDRIDGPVVEAEVGSLAALARCVAAGLGCGIVPALVEHAGAVAVPLAGAATDLTMTWRRRDERKPSVAALLATAYALSKKDSNSSGSSSVKAGAIDS, encoded by the coding sequence ATGGGGGATGCCATGGAACTGCGCCACCTGCGCACCTTCCGCGCCGTCGCGCGGACGCTCAACTTCACCCACGCCGCCGCCGAGCTGCACTACGCGCAATCCAGCGTCACCGAACAGATCCAGACCCTCGAAGCCGAACTCGGCTCGAAGCTGTTCGAACGCGGGCGGCGGCTGCGGCTCACCGGCGCCGGAGAACGGCTCGTCGGCTACGCGGACCAGGTGCTGGAACTCGTCGAGGAAGCCCGGGCCGCGGTCGACGAGGAACGCGGTGAACCGGACGGCGACCTGACCATCGGCGCACTGGAAACGCTGTGCGCGCAACGGATCCCGGCCCTCTTCGGCGAATACCGGACGCGGTGGCCGCGCGTGCGGATCAGGCTGGAAGAAGGCAGCCGCGGCGAGCTCTACCAAGCCGTGCAACAGTCCGAAATGGACGTTTGCTTCACCTTCGGCGAGCCGCCCGCCGATCCGGCGCTCGCCAGTGCGTCGCTGGGCACCGAACCGCTCGTCGTCATCGTCCCGCCCGGCCATCCGCTGGCGCCGAAGGACGAAATCCGGCCCGGCGACCTCGACGGTGTCGGCTTCCTCGCGACACCCAACGGCTGCGGCTTCCGGGAGATGCTGGACCGGATCGACGGCCCCGTCGTCGAAGCGGAAGTCGGCAGCCTCGCCGCCCTCGCGCGGTGCGTGGCCGCCGGCCTGGGGTGCGGGATCGTGCCCGCCCTCGTCGAGCACGCGGGCGCGGTCGCCGTTCCGCTGGCCGGGGCGGCCACCGACCTCACCATGACGTGGCGGCGGCGCGACGAGCGCAAGCCGAGCGTCGCCGCGCTGCTCGCCACCGCCTACGCGTTGTCCAAGAAGGACAGCAATTCCTCCGGCAGCTCCAGTGTGAAGGCCGGCGCGATCGACTCGTAG
- a CDS encoding methyltransferase has product MFVRWVEGDEELTAEWRSENNAPPPAEIVVADDELTADEAYRLAVEGKAVLWRGDFQNARQLLKAVDRRIERAGKRRPAKNATEAFHLHRQRQARQAQLLGRLLVPVDPGHVVPLRRAPDVREACTEAYGPAEGPSVVSLRELLGVIGAHEWRHKGVEVPGLGARIHPHYGVFSPARGEYVDLVAAAPLPSSRLAFDIGTGSGVLAAVLLARGVDSVVATDLDQRALDCARDNLDRLGFADRVRFVRTDLFPPGEAPLVVCNPPWLPAKPTSPIEHAVYDPGSRMLRGYLDRLGKHLEPGGEGWLVLSDLAEHLGLRSRADILEAIDAAGLTVVGKTDTRPRHPRASDPDDPLHAARAAEVTSLWRLAVHH; this is encoded by the coding sequence ATGTTCGTCCGCTGGGTCGAGGGCGACGAGGAGCTGACCGCCGAGTGGCGGTCGGAGAACAACGCGCCGCCGCCGGCCGAGATCGTCGTCGCCGACGACGAACTCACCGCCGACGAGGCCTACCGCCTGGCCGTCGAGGGCAAGGCCGTGTTGTGGCGCGGGGACTTCCAGAACGCGCGGCAGCTGCTGAAGGCGGTCGACCGGAGGATCGAGCGGGCGGGCAAGCGACGTCCGGCGAAGAACGCCACCGAGGCGTTCCACCTGCACCGCCAACGGCAGGCCCGGCAGGCCCAGCTGCTGGGCAGGCTGCTCGTGCCCGTCGACCCCGGGCACGTCGTCCCCCTGCGCCGGGCGCCGGACGTGCGGGAGGCGTGCACGGAGGCCTACGGCCCGGCGGAGGGGCCATCGGTCGTGTCGCTGCGCGAACTGCTCGGCGTGATCGGCGCGCACGAGTGGCGGCACAAGGGTGTCGAGGTGCCCGGGCTCGGCGCTCGGATCCACCCGCACTACGGGGTGTTCTCACCGGCCCGCGGCGAGTACGTCGACCTCGTGGCGGCGGCGCCGCTCCCGTCGAGCAGGCTCGCGTTCGACATCGGGACCGGCTCCGGGGTGCTCGCCGCGGTGCTGCTCGCCCGCGGGGTGGACTCCGTCGTGGCCACGGATCTGGACCAGCGGGCACTGGACTGCGCGCGGGACAACCTCGACCGGCTCGGGTTCGCCGATCGCGTGCGGTTCGTGCGGACGGACCTGTTCCCACCCGGCGAGGCACCCCTGGTCGTCTGCAATCCGCCGTGGCTGCCAGCCAAGCCGACCTCGCCGATCGAGCACGCGGTGTACGACCCGGGCAGCCGGATGCTCCGCGGATACCTGGACCGGCTGGGCAAGCACCTCGAGCCCGGCGGCGAGGGATGGCTGGTGCTGTCGGACCTCGCCGAGCACCTCGGGTTGCGGTCCCGCGCCGATATCCTCGAAGCGATCGACGCGGCCGGGCTGACGGTGGTGGGGAAGACCGACACGCGGCCGCGCCACCCGCGCGCATCCGATCCGGACGATCCGTTGCACGCCGCGCGCGCGGCCGAAGTCACGTCGCTCTGGCGGCTCGCCGTTCACCACTGA
- a CDS encoding PLP-dependent aminotransferase family protein produces MAGSQTDWGVLLEPAGPGPKHEQLARALRKAIREGVLDGTVPPSRRLAADLGCSRWVVTQAYAQLVAEGYLAGHTGSATRIRRVGDAVAAAEPARAAPPRYDLAPGLPDLRNFPRRPWAEAVREVLATTPHPDFGLPEPGGHPRLRQVLGDYLRRVRGAAPGTVLVCGGVTDGVAGVCRALVERGSTRLAVEDPGWTRLWRAAESAGMTVDPVPVDDEGIDVGRIPAGVRAVLVTPAHQFPTGSVLSPRRRAELLGWARDVDGLILEDDYDAEFRYDRRPVGTVQGTDPARVALFGSVSKTLSPALGLGWAVLPPQWTVRAHPPPVVDQLALAGFVESGGYDRYLRGARLRYRARRDRLVAALGPARLSGAAAGLHLLLHLDRDAAAVVRRAKAAGVKVADLDGYRAAPGEPALVLGYGNLADSGVEAAARLLRQAMTTA; encoded by the coding sequence GTGGCGGGATCACAGACCGATTGGGGCGTGCTGCTGGAGCCGGCCGGGCCGGGTCCGAAGCACGAACAGCTGGCCAGGGCCTTGCGCAAGGCGATCCGGGAGGGCGTCTTGGACGGCACTGTCCCGCCGAGCCGCCGGCTCGCCGCCGACCTCGGGTGCTCACGGTGGGTCGTCACGCAGGCGTACGCCCAGCTCGTCGCCGAGGGGTACCTGGCCGGGCACACCGGATCGGCCACCCGGATCCGGCGGGTGGGTGACGCGGTGGCGGCGGCGGAACCGGCGCGCGCGGCCCCGCCGCGGTACGACCTCGCTCCGGGCCTGCCGGACCTGCGGAACTTTCCCCGCCGGCCGTGGGCCGAAGCGGTGCGCGAAGTCCTGGCGACCACACCGCACCCGGACTTCGGACTGCCCGAGCCGGGCGGCCACCCCCGGCTGCGGCAGGTCCTGGGCGACTACCTCCGGCGCGTCCGCGGCGCCGCGCCCGGCACCGTGCTGGTCTGCGGCGGCGTCACCGACGGCGTGGCCGGCGTGTGCCGCGCCCTGGTCGAGCGCGGCAGCACGCGCCTGGCCGTCGAAGATCCCGGGTGGACGCGGTTGTGGCGGGCGGCCGAGAGCGCCGGGATGACCGTCGACCCGGTGCCGGTCGACGACGAGGGCATCGACGTCGGGCGCATTCCGGCGGGCGTCCGCGCCGTGCTCGTCACGCCCGCGCACCAGTTCCCCACCGGCTCCGTCCTCTCGCCACGGCGGAGGGCCGAGCTCCTCGGCTGGGCGCGCGACGTCGACGGGCTGATCCTCGAAGACGACTACGACGCCGAGTTCCGGTACGACCGGCGGCCCGTCGGCACCGTCCAGGGCACCGACCCGGCGCGGGTCGCGCTCTTCGGGTCGGTGAGCAAGACGCTCAGCCCCGCGCTCGGCCTCGGCTGGGCCGTCCTGCCTCCACAGTGGACAGTTCGGGCGCACCCGCCACCCGTGGTCGACCAGCTCGCGCTCGCCGGCTTCGTCGAAAGCGGCGGCTACGACCGGTACCTGCGCGGCGCCCGGCTGCGGTACCGCGCCCGGCGCGACCGGCTCGTCGCCGCGCTCGGGCCCGCGCGGCTCTCCGGGGCCGCCGCCGGGCTGCACCTCCTGCTCCACCTCGACCGGGACGCCGCGGCCGTCGTCCGGAGGGCGAAGGCAGCCGGCGTCAAGGTGGCCGATCTCGACGGCTACCGGGCGGCGCCGGGCGAGCCCGCGCTCGTCCTCGGCTACGGCAACCTCGCCGACTCCGGCGTCGAAGCCGCCGCCCGGCTGCTCCGGCAAGCGATGACAACGGCTTGA
- a CDS encoding response regulator codes for MIKLMFADDEELVRSGLRAMMSGAQDIEIVGEASDGRSAVEVARRYHPDVALLDIKMRAPDDGIRALRAILALPDPPTVAMLTTFDIDEYVSLALRLGANGFLLKDIDPAALLRAVRDLSRGGAVLDPGVAARMVQSHRDEQRAAQPARKLLASLSEREREVVALIGQGLSNAEIGGRLHLSEATVKGYVSAVLSKIGAANRVQAALLAYRGGLLDQ; via the coding sequence TTGATCAAGCTCATGTTCGCCGACGACGAGGAACTGGTGCGCTCGGGGTTGCGCGCGATGATGTCCGGGGCCCAGGACATCGAGATCGTGGGCGAGGCGAGCGACGGCAGATCCGCGGTGGAGGTCGCCCGGCGGTACCACCCCGACGTTGCCCTGCTCGACATCAAGATGCGCGCCCCTGACGACGGCATTCGCGCGCTCCGGGCCATCCTCGCCCTCCCCGATCCGCCCACCGTGGCCATGCTGACCACCTTCGACATCGATGAATACGTCAGCCTCGCGCTGCGGCTCGGTGCCAACGGCTTCCTCCTCAAGGACATCGACCCCGCCGCCTTGCTGAGGGCCGTGCGGGATCTGAGCCGGGGTGGGGCCGTCCTGGATCCGGGGGTGGCCGCGCGGATGGTCCAGTCGCACCGGGACGAACAACGCGCTGCTCAGCCCGCCCGGAAGCTGCTCGCGTCTCTGTCCGAACGGGAACGTGAGGTCGTCGCCCTCATCGGGCAGGGCCTGTCCAACGCCGAGATCGGCGGGCGGCTGCACCTGTCCGAAGCCACCGTCAAGGGGTACGTCTCCGCGGTGCTCTCCAAGATCGGTGCGGCCAACCGGGTGCAGGCCGCGCTGCTGGCCTACCGCGGTGGGCTGCTCGACCAATAG
- a CDS encoding aldo/keto reductase, giving the protein MKKVELGRTGRRVSQVSLGCMTMGTSTDEPTSARILDAYLDAGGDFLDTANCYAWWAPDATGGESEALLGRLLRGRRDRVFLATKVSAGITDLPAARAARHADGTVDWDAVERTFEGAGAAVIEREVEASLRRLGTGHIDLYYVHVDDRRVPLEETLSALDGLVRAGKVRHIGWSNVRTWRLERIRTLALANGWASPVAVQVQHSYLRPAAGVEAASIASGELLDWLAAHPDVSLAAYSSLLRGIYDDAAYRESTPVWRSYAGPDAEARLTAVAKVAAELGATGNQVALAWLLHHGVIPLIGPRTWAHYESIAPAFTLELPEELLSFLDNA; this is encoded by the coding sequence ATGAAGAAGGTGGAACTGGGCCGGACCGGCCGGCGGGTGAGCCAGGTGTCGCTGGGCTGCATGACGATGGGCACGTCGACCGACGAGCCGACGTCGGCCCGCATCCTGGACGCGTACCTCGACGCGGGCGGCGACTTCCTGGACACGGCGAACTGCTACGCGTGGTGGGCGCCGGACGCCACGGGCGGCGAAAGCGAAGCACTCCTCGGCCGTCTCTTGCGGGGCCGCCGCGACCGGGTCTTCCTGGCCACGAAGGTGTCGGCGGGGATCACGGACCTCCCGGCGGCCCGCGCGGCCCGGCACGCGGACGGCACGGTGGACTGGGACGCGGTGGAGCGCACGTTCGAGGGCGCGGGTGCCGCGGTGATCGAGCGCGAGGTCGAAGCGAGCCTGCGGCGGCTGGGCACCGGCCACATCGACCTCTACTACGTCCACGTGGACGACCGCCGCGTTCCGCTCGAGGAGACCCTGTCCGCTTTGGACGGACTGGTCCGCGCCGGCAAGGTGCGGCACATCGGCTGGAGCAACGTCCGCACCTGGCGCCTGGAGCGCATCCGGACCTTGGCGCTGGCCAACGGGTGGGCTTCCCCGGTGGCCGTGCAGGTCCAGCACTCCTACCTCCGCCCCGCGGCGGGCGTCGAAGCGGCGTCGATCGCGAGCGGCGAGCTACTGGACTGGCTGGCCGCGCATCCGGACGTCTCGCTGGCGGCGTATTCCTCGCTGCTGCGCGGGATCTACGACGACGCCGCCTACCGCGAGTCCACGCCGGTGTGGCGCTCCTACGCGGGTCCGGACGCCGAAGCGCGCCTGACCGCGGTGGCCAAGGTGGCGGCCGAACTCGGTGCCACGGGCAACCAGGTGGCGTTGGCGTGGTTGCTGCACCACGGCGTCATCCCGCTGATCGGACCGCGGACCTGGGCGCACTACGAGTCGATCGCGCCGGCCTTCACACTGGAGCTGCCGGAGGAATTGCTGTCCTTCTTGGACAACGCGTAG
- a CDS encoding trimeric intracellular cation channel family protein, which translates to MLLTALEFVGLVAFAASGALAAVRARLDVFGVVVVGLTTALGGGVIRDVLLGIHPPTTLRNWSYLAVCAGTALVVFVFHPQVARLRRGVLLADALGLGVFATAGTTIALNAGATVYAACLIGMTTGIGGGAVRDLLLREIPLVLRKEIYAVAALAGSVLVALGHSVQLPEGLVTVVAAAVVVSIRVVALWRHWNAPVARGPE; encoded by the coding sequence ATGCTGCTCACGGCGCTGGAGTTCGTCGGGCTCGTCGCCTTCGCCGCCTCCGGGGCGCTCGCCGCGGTGCGGGCCCGGCTCGATGTCTTCGGTGTCGTCGTGGTCGGGCTCACCACCGCGCTCGGCGGCGGCGTCATCCGGGACGTCCTGCTCGGCATCCACCCGCCCACGACGCTGCGGAACTGGTCCTACCTCGCCGTCTGCGCCGGGACCGCCTTGGTCGTGTTCGTCTTCCACCCGCAGGTCGCGCGGCTGCGGCGTGGCGTTCTGCTGGCGGATGCGCTCGGGCTCGGCGTCTTCGCCACCGCCGGGACGACCATCGCACTCAACGCCGGCGCCACCGTCTACGCCGCGTGTCTGATCGGGATGACGACCGGCATCGGCGGCGGGGCCGTGCGCGATCTGCTGCTCCGGGAAATCCCGCTCGTCCTGCGGAAGGAGATCTACGCCGTGGCCGCGCTGGCGGGCTCGGTGCTGGTCGCCCTCGGTCACTCTGTGCAACTTCCGGAGGGGCTCGTGACCGTCGTCGCGGCCGCTGTCGTGGTTTCCATCAGGGTGGTCGCGCTCTGGCGGCACTGGAACGCGCCGGTCGCGCGCGGTCCCGAGTGA
- a CDS encoding MFS transporter: MARLLAGLSLGYFLVMLDTTIVTVALPALSPSLPAQQWISNGYTLTFAAFLLTAGAWSDRFGARRVFSAGLVSFAALSGLSALSFATPLLIALRALLGVAGALLVPSSLSLIAAAYPVPAARAKAMGVWAAVSGTGLVAGPLLGGLLTEAFGWRAIFLVNVPVAAVAWALSRSAPLSPARPGRIDVVGQLSAVVALSTLTYALIERSWGALLLSAVAAAVFVRSQRHPEAMLPARLFRKRAFPLGLAAGAIVNFGLSGVLFVLSLYFQENRGYPPSATGLAFLPLTIPTAFNPIFTGRLVARSGPRVPAVSGFLLMSAGTLVQAWSTSPAISAVALALLGFGVSLAIPSLLAAVVTAAPPELTGVAGGALNASRQTGAALGVAILGALLTGTTASIALLTAAGVLLAGALVVAAIPAARLVRES; this comes from the coding sequence GTGGCAAGACTCCTCGCCGGCCTTTCGCTGGGCTACTTCCTGGTCATGCTGGACACGACGATCGTGACGGTCGCGCTCCCGGCTCTCTCGCCGTCTTTGCCGGCACAGCAATGGATTTCGAACGGCTACACGCTGACGTTCGCGGCGTTCCTGCTGACGGCGGGGGCGTGGTCGGACCGCTTCGGCGCCCGCCGGGTGTTCTCGGCCGGCCTGGTCTCGTTCGCGGCGCTGTCCGGTTTGTCGGCGCTGTCGTTCGCGACGCCGTTGCTGATCGCCCTCCGCGCCCTGCTGGGCGTGGCGGGCGCGCTGCTGGTCCCGTCATCGCTGTCCCTGATCGCGGCGGCCTACCCGGTGCCTGCCGCGCGGGCGAAGGCGATGGGGGTGTGGGCCGCGGTGAGCGGAACCGGCTTGGTGGCGGGGCCGCTCCTGGGTGGTCTCCTGACGGAGGCGTTCGGCTGGCGGGCGATCTTCCTGGTCAACGTCCCGGTGGCGGCGGTCGCCTGGGCGCTGTCCCGATCGGCCCCACTGAGCCCGGCCAGGCCCGGTCGCATCGACGTCGTGGGCCAGCTCTCAGCCGTAGTCGCTTTGTCGACACTGACGTACGCCCTGATCGAGCGCTCGTGGGGCGCGTTGCTGCTCTCCGCGGTCGCGGCCGCGGTGTTCGTGCGCTCCCAGCGCCACCCGGAGGCGATGCTCCCGGCCCGCTTGTTCCGCAAACGCGCGTTCCCGCTCGGGCTGGCGGCGGGCGCGATCGTGAACTTCGGGTTGTCCGGAGTACTGTTCGTGCTTTCCCTGTATTTCCAGGAAAACCGCGGTTACCCGCCATCGGCGACGGGCCTGGCCTTTCTCCCGCTGACGATCCCGACGGCGTTCAACCCGATTTTCACCGGCCGGTTGGTGGCCCGTTCCGGGCCCCGGGTTCCGGCGGTCTCGGGCTTCCTGCTGATGTCCGCGGGCACGCTGGTCCAGGCGTGGTCAACCTCGCCCGCCATCTCGGCGGTCGCGCTGGCACTGCTGGGCTTCGGCGTCTCACTGGCCATCCCCTCACTGCTGGCGGCGGTGGTCACGGCGGCCCCGCCCGAGCTGACCGGCGTCGCCGGCGGGGCGTTGAACGCATCCCGCCAGACGGGCGCGGCTCTCGGAGTGGCAATCCTGGGCGCGCTGCTGACCGGCACAACGGCGTCGATCGCACTGCTCACGGCGGCGGGCGTGCTCCTGGCCGGAGCGCTGGTCGTCGCCGCGATCCCGGCGGCTCGGCTGGTGCGGGAAAGCTGA